The nucleotide sequence CGCGGCCTACAGTCCGGCGCTGACGGACTTCGTGTTCATGGTCCGTGAGACCTCGCAGATGTTCATCACCGGTCCGGACGTCGTCAAGGCGGTCACCGGCGAGGAGATCACCCAGAACGGCCTCGGCGGTGCCGACGTCCACGCGGGTGTCTCCGGCGTCTCCCACTTCGCGTACGACGACGAGGAGACCTGCATCGCGGAGGTCCGCTACCTCCTGTCGATGCTCCCGCAGAACAACCGCGAGAACCCCCCGGCCGTCGCCTCCGAGGACCCGGCCGACCGCCGCTCCGACGTCCTGCTCGACCTCGTGCCGGCCGACGGCAACCGCCCGTACGACATGCACAAGGTCATCGAGGAGCTCGTCGACGACGGCGACTACCTGGAGATCCACGAGCGCTGGGCCCGCAACATCATCTGCGCCCTCGCCCGGCTCGACGGCCAGGTCGTCGGCATCGTCGCCAACCAGCCCCAGACGCTGGCCGGCGTCCTCGACATCGAGGCCTCCGAGAAGGCCGCCCGCTTCGTGCAGTTCTGCGACGCCTTCAACATCCCGATCATCACCCTTTTGGACGTCCCCGGCTTCCTGCCCGGCGTCGACCAGGAGCACGGTGGAATCATCCGCCACGGCGCGAAGCTGCTCTACGCGTACTGCAACGCGACCGTGCCCCGGATCTCGCTGATCCTGCGCAAGGCCTACGGCGGCGCCTACATCGTCATGGACTCCCAGTCCATCGGCGCCGACCTGACGTACGCCTGGCCCACCAACGAAATCGCGGTCATGGGCGCCGAGGGCGCCGCCAACGTGATCTTCCGCAAGCAGATCGCGGAGGCCGAGGACCCCGAGGCCATGCGAGCCCGCATGGTCAAGGAGTACAAGGCCGAGCTGATGCACCCGTACTACGCGGCGGAGCGCGGCCTGGTCGACGACGTCATCGACCCCGCCGACACCCGCCAGGTGCTCATCAGGTCCCTCGCGATGCTCCGCACCAAGCACGCCGACCTGCCGTCCCGCAAGCACGGCAACCCGCCTCAGTAAGAGGAGTCATCCACGTGACCACGCCTGCCAATCTTCTCCGCGTCGAGAAGGGCCACGCCGACCCCGAGGAGCTCGCCGCCATCACCGCGGTGCTGCTCGCCCGCGCCGCCTCCCGTTCCGACGAGGGCGCGGCGAGCGACCACCGCGGCCGCACCACGGCCGGCTGGCGCCGCCTGGAGCGCGAGCACGGCTTCCGCGCGCCGCACAGCTGGCGCTGACCCGTACGGCGGAACGAGGGCCGGACCCCGGTGACACACCGGGGTCCGGCCCTCCTCCGTACCCGGACCCCTAGTTCATCAGTGCCTGTACGAGCACGATGCCGCCCCAGACCAGGGCGCCGATGATGGCGAGGAGGATCAGGACCGCCGCGCAGCCGAGCGCGATCTCGCCCTTGGTGAGGGGCTTGACCGGGGGCTTGTCGGGAGCGCCGGGGGCCTGACCGCCGTCCGGGGCCGCGCCCGCCGTCCACGCCTGGCCGGCGGAGGCGGACGGACCGGCAGAGGCGGACGGACCCGACGGGGCCGCTGCCGAAGCCGCCGGGCCGGAAGCCGCTGGGCCTGACGCCGCCGGTCCGGAAGCCGCCGGGCCGGAAGCCGCCGGTCCGGACGAGGAGGCGGCCGTACCCGACGTACCGGAGGCAGCGGCCGGTCCCGAGGCCGCCGTACCCGACGAGGCCCGTCCCGAGGCCGCCGCCGAGCCGGACGACCCCATCCAGCCCGACCCCGACGCCTTCGGGCCCACGCCGGACGAGGCCGACGCGCTCCTCGAAGCCGCCCCCGACGCCCCCGCCGCCCGCCCCGTCGCCGACGACCGGCCCGGGCCCTCGACGAACGGGTCCGAATAGCCGCCCGTGGTGCGCGCGCACCACGGGCAGGACGTGAGATGGCCGCCGTGGTGGTGCTCCGCCACCACCCCGCACTGGACGACACCCGACCGCGCCTCGTCCAGCGCCTCCAGCCACGCCGCCGACGAGGGCCGCCGCCGCGGGTCCCGGACGCCCGGCCCGAACGCCCGCCGGGCGAGCTCCACCACCCGGGGCGGCAGCACCTCGGGCGGCAGCAGCTGCCCCGGGGTCCGCACCCGCGCCGGGTGGACCAGGAAGGACGTACCGGCCTGGATGTTGTCCTTGCGGGTCGCCTCGTCCGCGCCGTGCAGCGGGGCCCCGTCGAACGGGTGGTTGCCGGCGCTGAGCAGCTGGTAGACGAGCACGGCGAGCGCGAAGTCGTCCGAGTGCCGGGTCGGCGGCTCCCCGGAGTACCGCTCGGGCCCCGCGTAGTCGTCGGTGAACACGTCGCTGCCGAAGGACTCCCCGGTCAGCGCGTCGGTGAAGGCGAACGAGTCGCAGTCCAGGAAGGTGACGAACCCGTTCGGGTCGACGACCGCGTTGGAGCTCGACAGGTCCCCCACGACGAAACGCTGCTGGTGCAGCTCCGCCGTCATGTACGCGAGGTTCGAGGCCGCCGCGAGCAGGAACTTCCAGTGCGCCCGGCCGCCGAACCTGCGCAGCCGCACCCGCTTCTGGAGGAGTCCGCTCAGCGAGGTGTGCTCCGTCGGGTCGAGGAGCGGCATGGCGTAGCCGACCGGCCGCGCGCCGGCCTCGACCACGTCGACCGGCCAGACCAGCATCGGGGGCTGGCCCGGCGCCAGTTCCTCCCCGGCCAGCGGGTCGGCCCGGAGCATCGCCGCGATCCGGCGCAGCTGGGCGTCGTCCGGTGGCCGGTCGTAGATCTTGGCCACGAGGTCGGGGCGCTCGTTCAGCCCCCACACGCTGCCCTGGCCGCCGGTGCCCAGCGGCTTGGGTCCGCGGGTGACGCGCGTGCCGTCACCGAGGACCAGGAAGGGGGCGTTCAGATGGTCGGCCCCGCCGATGTCGTCGTTGTCAGCCGCAGTCATGTCCGTATCGCCCACAGGAGAGTCTTGTCGTCCCCGGTCACCCGGGTGATCTGGTCCGAGCCGAGGAAGGCCTTGAGCCTTCGTTCCTCCTCGTCGTGCTCGTAGTCGGGCCGGGCGAGCCGGTCGAAGAGATGCCCGAGGAAGGCGTCGTGCGGCAGCGGGGGCCCGGAGGGGGCCCGCCGCAGCAGCGCGTGGGTCAGGCCGTCCGTGGACAGCAGCACCCCCTCGACCCCCTCGTCGCGGACGCAGTCCACCCGGAGCTGGTCGAGGGCGGTGGGCGAGCCGACGAACACGGTCTCGTTCGCGTACTCGCTGCCGGTGTGGGCGCGGGGCAGCAGGTGGTACGAGGCGGGGTGCGCGGGATCGCCGCCGATGGGGTTCCCGGCCGGGGCCCCGGCGCCCTCCTCGGCCGCCCCCTGACCCGTACCGCCGTCGGTGCGGACGACGACGAGACCGTCGCCGACCGACAACTGCCCGAGCCAGCCCGGTGCGAGGACCACCACCGTCAGCGTGGTGGCGTAGAGCCCGGGGGGACCCTGGCACCACCGCAGGAACGCGTCCCGCACCTGGTGGAACGCCTCCGTCAGCTGCTCCTTGCGGGCCCGGGCGTCCGGCAGCCGCTCCCAGGCCGTGACCACCGGCTCGAACGCCCGCGTCGCCAGCTGCACCACCTGCGCGGAGCCCGCGCCGGAGTACGGCGCGCTCCCCGCGCCGTCCGCCACCGCGAGCACCAGACCCGACGGGGTGACGCGGCACCGCCACGCGTCCTGGCAGGGCGTCCCCTCCCGGAGGTGCCGGTAGCCCTGCGCGCTCGTGCCGTGCACCCGCCAGCCCTTGGGGGACCCGTCGGCCGGCCTCACGCCGGGACCTGTCCACCGCCGCGCCGACGCTTCAGCCGGGCGAAGATCTCCTGGAACTCGGCCTCCGCCGCGCCGCCCTGGGTGGCCTTGGCGCTGTGCGACATCGCGGTGAGCAGCTCCGCGAACGGGAAGCCGTCCAGCCAGGCGTTGTAGTGCGGCGCCAGCTCCTGGAGGACCCCCTCCGCGCCCGTGTGCCGCTCGCCGACCCCGACCGCGAACAGCCGGAAGCGCTGCTCCTCCTCCGCCTTGCGCAGATCGGGCAGCAGCTCGCGGTAGGCGTACGAGAAGTTGCCGCGGATGTCGCTGGGGTAGCCGTCGGTGACGACGCAGATCTGCGGGCGGTAGTACGTCAGGCCCTCGGCGCGCAGCCCCGCCTTGTAGTCGGCGACCACCTCCATCGCCAGGCGCAGCGCCCGGTCGAGCAGGGTCACGCCGTTGGCGCGGAGCACCGGCGGCCGGAACTCGTGGGCCGGGACGAACGGGCTGTGGGGCCACTCCGGCGCGGTGGTCCCGAGCGGGGTGCAGCCCTGCCAGACCGTGATGCCGTCGCTGCCGCCGAAGGTGATGACGGCGACGTCGACGGCGGCGCTGAGCGCCATGTCGTCGACGAGGCTCGTCGCCCAGGAGGTGAGCGCGGAGTTGAGCGCGTCGATGGCGCCGTGCTGGCTCAGGGAGGAGGAGGTGTCCAGGCAGAGCAGGAGCGGCAGCCGCTGGGCGCTGTCGAACTCGAAGCCCATGTACGGCACGGGGAGCGGGGCTTCGTCGGGCTGAGGCGTGGGAAACACGGCTACTCCGTGGAACGACGGGGACGGATGGGCATGCGTCGTGGGGGGGTGTGCGGTGCGAGCGGTACGGATGTGGGGGAGGTCAGTGGAGCGGGCCGGCCACCAGCGAGGGAGGCTCCGAGTCCGGTGTCACCGTGACGCGGACGAGGTCGCCGGGGCGCGGGTACGCCGATGCGGAGCCCTGCCAGCGGGCCCGGCACAGGGCGCCCTCCCACTCGACGTAGCCCTCGGGGCGCAACCAGGTCGCGGCCGTGACGACGAACCGCTGCCCGCCGCCGAGCGCCACGGTGTCGCGGTCGCCGCCGCCATGGAGCGCCTGCCGGGCGGGCTCGCCGGCCGGCCCGCCCCCGGCGGGAAGGGGCAGCGGCGGTTCGGTCCCCGGTACGGAATGGGTCTCGGCGGACGGAAGCCGGCGCGGCTCCTCGTGCGGCACCCGGCGCGGCTCGGAGTCCGGCTCGGAGCGGGTTTCGGAGCGCGGGTCGGCCGGGGGTTCGGACCGTGGCGTGGCGCCCGGCGGCGTGGTGTGCCGCGCGCGGTCGTCGGGGTCGCCGCCCCCGGTGCCGTCCGCCCGGGAAGCACCGGCCGCCGGGGGCGCCTCCTGCGGATCCGGCCCGGTGCGCTGCGGCAGCACGACGGCGGCCGTGTCGAGCAGCGCCCGCCCGGCCCACCGCACCAGGTCGCCCACCAGGCCGGGGGACGGGGCCGCCGGGCCGCGACGGCCCGGCTCCGCGCCCGGTCCGGCCGCGGGGCGCGCCGGGGGAGCGGCCGCGCCCGGCGGAGCCGTACGCCCGGCTTCGGGCCCGGGCGAGGCCGCCCGGCCTCCGCCGGACCGCCGCCGACCGTCGCCCTCCCGCCGACCGTCGCCCTCGCGCCGACCGTCGTCCTCGCGCCGCGGGTCGCCCCGGCGGGCCTCCGCCTCGCGCTGCCGGTCGGCCTCGCGGCGCGCCTCGGTCTCGTGCCGCTCCTGCGCCTCGCGCCTCAGCCGGGCCTCGCGTCGGGCTTCGGCCTCGTGCCGCTCCTGCGCCTCCCGCCGGGCCTCTGCCTCACGCCGCTTCCGGGCGTCCCGCCGGGCCTGTGCCTCGTGCCACTCCTGCGCCTGGCGTCGCATCTCGGCCTCCCGCCTCTCCTCGGCCTCGCGGGCCCGGCGCGAGCGGCCGGAGCGCCAGGAACCCGTGCTGGACCACATGATGGCGAGGGCCGCCATCAAGGGGATCACCGTGACCGTCAGCACGACGGCGGCCCATTCCATCCGGTCACTCCCACGAGGTGAGGTCATCGGTGCTCCGGAGCACGAAGCCGAGGTCGTGGCACTCCCGCAGCAGCCGTACCGCCGAGTCGAGGAGCCGGTCCAGGGTCGCGGCGAACCCGTCGGCCGACAGGTGCGCGGCCAGCGGCAGGGCGAGGACCGCGGAGAGCAGTGGTTCCTCGCTGTGCTCGTCGCCCAGGATCGCCGTGGGGGTCACCTCGCGGGAGTTCCAGGCGGTCGCGGCGGCGGCGGTGGGCGCGAGCCGGTCCACGGGGACCAGGGTCCCGTCGGTGACGGCCACCACGAGGGAACCGGCCGCGGGGCTGATGTCGACGGTGAGCCGGGGTCCGGCGGGGCCGCCGACCGTGGTCTCCAGGTAGAGGGCGCCGTCCTCGCTGGCGACGGGTTCGCCGCGGCGGCGCGCCCACTCCCGTACCAACGGCTCCCAGCCGCCCCGCAGTTCGTGGACGCGCTCGGCGCTCTCGGCGGCTCCGGCGGGTCCGGCCGGTCCAGGGTGCTCAGCGGGCATCGTGCAGAACCGCCTTCCGGAGGAGGGAGCGGGTCAGCCCCGTGTCGAGGAGCCGGGCGGCGAAGGGGCGTAACGCGCACGGGTCGCCGGCGCCGGGCTTCGCCGGCACATGGCAGCGGTGCGGCGGATCGGGCACCGGCACGGTCCGCTGCCGGGGCACCGTGCCGTCGGTGTCGTCGGCGGAGGGCTCGGGCGCCAGGAGGGCGCCGAGCACGCTCAGGACCTGGGAGGGCAGCGGCCGGTCGTTCCGCCCGGGTGCCAGGCAGGCGGTGATGAGCGCGCCGAGCGCCCCCGGGACGCCGGTGAGCCGGGGCGGCGCCCCCTGGAGGATGCGGATGCTCGCGGGCTGGCCGGTGCCGAACGGGGGCCGGCCGGTCGCCGCGTAGGCGAGGACGGCGCCGAGCGCGAACACGTCGACCGCGGCGGTCGGTTCCTGCCCCATGAGCTGCTCGGGCGCCATGTAGCCGTGGGTGCCGAGGATCGTGCCCGGCAGGGTGAGCCCCCGCGTCCCCTTCGTGGTCCGGGCGATGCCGAAGTCGATGAGCCGCGGTTCGCCGCTCTCCAGGATGATGTTGGCGGGCTTGACGTCGCGGTGGATGACCCCGCGCGCGTGCACCTCGGCGAGCGCCTCGGCGAGCATGGCGCCGAGCTCGGCGACCTGCCGTTCGGTCAGCGGCCCCTGCTCGACCACCCTGGCCTCCAGGGTGGGCCCGGCCACGTACCGGGTGGCGAGCCAGAGGGGCGGGGTGATCGTCTCCGCGGCGTAGACCGGGACGGTGTAGGGGCTGTGGACGTCCCGGAGGGCGTGCACCTCGCGGTTGAACCGCGCCCTGATCTCGTGGATGTCGGCCAGTTCGCGGCGGATCACCTTGACCGCGACCCGCTGGCCGGCCCGGGTGCGGCAGAGGTAGACCTTGCCCATTCCCCCGTCGCCGAGGACGCGCACCACGTCGAAGGGACCGATGCGGTCCGTCCCGTCGTACGAGCTCATGCTTCCTCCCCCGAGGTCCCCCGGACAACGTAGTGGACGCGCGGGATCCTGGTGGCGGTTTCACGCCGAAGGCCGCGCTCCCCGGGGGGAACGCGGCCTTCGGTACCTGGACGCCGGGGGACAGCTACCGGAGCCGGGCCATGAGGGCGTGCTCGACGAGCGTGATGAGGGCGCTCTTGGCGTCGGCGCGGTGGCGGGCGTCGGTGGTGATGATGGGGGTGTCGGGGCCGATCTGCAGGGCCTCGCGGACTTCTTCGGGCTGGTAGGGCTGGTTGCCGTCGAAGCCGTTGAGGGCGATGACGAACGGCAGGCCGCTGTTCTCGAAGTAGTCGACGGCGGGGAAGCAGTCGGCGAGGCGGCGGGTGTCGACGAGGACGACGGCGCCGATGGCGCCGCGGACCAGGTCGTCCCACATGAACCAGAAGCGGTCCTGGCCGGGGGTGCCGAACAGGTACAGGATCAGGTCCTGGTCCAGGGTGATGCGGCCGAAGTCCATGGCGACGGTCGTCGTCGTCTTGTCGCCGGTGTGGGTGAGGTCGTCGATGCCCGCGGAGGCGGACGTCATGACGGCTTCGGTACGCAGCGGGTTGATCTCCGAGACGGCGCCGACGAACGTGGTCTTGCCCACGCCGAAGCCACCCGCCACCACGATCTTCGCGCTGGTGGTTGAACGGGCCGCGCCGCCGCTAGAGCTTGCGAAGTCCACTGAGCACCCTTTCGAGCAGTGTCACGTCTGGCTGACCGCCGGCGGCCTCGTCGCCGCCCGGCTGGTGGATGGCGACGAGTCCGGCCTCGGCCAGGTCGGCGACGAGGATTCGGGCGACGCCGAGGGGGATGGAGAGAAGGGCCGAGATCTCCGCGACCGACTTGATCTCGAAGCAGAGCCGGCAGATCCGCTGGTGCTCGGGCAACTGCCCCTGCAGCCTGGACGGATCGGCGGTCGTGCTGACCAGCGCCTCGATGGCGAGCTGGTAGCGCGGCCGGGTCCGGCCGCCGGTCATCGCGTACGGACGCACCAGCGGGTTGTGGCCGCCGCCCGCACTGCTGGAGCCGGCCGCCGACGGGGCGCGGGTGGCGCGGTGCGCGCCCGCGGACGGTCCCTGAGGCTGCTGATAGGGCTGCGACGCACCCTGTCTGCTCGGGGCGGAGGGAAAGTTGAACCGGTTCTGCGCGGTGTCGCCCAGCGGCGCCTGGTGCGCGTCATAACCGTTGTAAGGGCCTTGGCCCGGTGGTGTTCCCACGTCTCCTCCTCCGACTGCCTCGCGGTCCATGTCCCTTGGACCGCGCCACCGCACCCTACGGGGCGGTGGCGCGAAACGCACTGTCTGTCTGTTAGTTGAGAAGACTTCCCTGGAGCTCCGCCCGGAGGTCGGGAGTCAGGACGGTGCCCGCGCGGTCCACGAGCAGTGCCATCTCGTAGCCCACGAGGCCGATGTCGGCCTCCGGGTGCGCGAGCACGGCCAGCGAGGAGCCGTCCGAGATCGACATGATGAAGAGGAAGCCGCGCTCCATCTCCACCACGGTCTGATTGACCGCACCGCCCTCGAAGATCCGGGACGCGCCCGCGGTCAGCGAGGTCAGTCCGGAGGCGACGGCGGCCAGCTGGTCGGCGCGGTCCCGGGGGAAGCCCTCGGACATCGCCAGCAGGAGTCCGTCGGCGGAGACCACCACCGTGTGCGACACCCCGGGGGTGTTGTCCACGAAGTTGGTGATCAACCAGTTCAGATTCTGCGCCGCCTGGCTCATGCTCACACTAACGCTCCTGGTTGTAGGTACTGCCCGGGCCGAGGCCCGATCCGTTCGTGTCCGTTCCCGCGCTGCGTCCCTGCTGGACACCCCGGCGCAGGTTGCTCAACCTGCCCCGGACGTCCTCGGGTGCGCGGGAGACCTGGGGGCCGCCCTGCGGGGTCTGCTCCGCCGTGCCCTCGACCAGGTTGGCCTTCGGGACCCGGCGGGGGAGTCCGGACGAGGTGACCCCGCCGGCCTTCGGGTCCTTGAGCTTCCCCGCCCGCTGCCAGCGCTCGTCGTTGGTCGAGCGCCATTCGTCGTCGGTGTCGGCCTCGTTCTGCTGCTGCTCCTGCGCCGGCTGCGCGGGCTTCGCCTGCTGCGGTGCCTGCTGCTGCGGCGCCTGCTGGGTCGGCGAGGCGACGCTGCCGCGGCGCGGCAGTCCGGCGTCGGTCAGCGCGTGACCGGCGTCCGGGGCGGCATTCGGGGTCGGACCCGGACGGTCGAAGCCTACGCGGTCGCGGCCCTGTTCGGGAGCGCTCGGAGCAGATTCCGATTCCGCTCCGTACGGCTGCTGGTAGCCGCCCTGGTAAGCGCTCTGATCCTGCCACTCTGCCTGGTGGGACTGGGGTTCGAACGCATTGCCGTACTGCTGGTGTTCGGTCTCCGGGGCCTCGTACGAAGCTTCCGCATAGCCCTGCTGGGGGTACGCCTCGTAGCCCTGCTGCGGGTACCCGTAGCCGTCCTGCTGCTGCGGGTATCCGGCCGCGTACTCCTGGCCGTACTCCTGCGTCTGCTGCTGCCCGTACTCCTGGGCCGGGGCGTACTGCTCGCCCGGGTACTCCTGAGCATGCTGGGGCTGCTGCTGCCCGTAGTCCTGCGCCGGGGCGTACTGCTCCGTCGGGTACTCGTGGGCCTGCTGGGGCTGCTGCCCGTACTCCTCGGCCGGCGCCTCGTCGCGGAAGAGCGGGCGGTCGCCGCCCTGCGCCTGCGCCTCCAGGGCGGCCCGCCGGCCCTCGCGCTTCAGCGAACGGTCGACCGGGTCGAGCGGACGCTCCTCCTCGGCCGGCTGCTCGTAGCGCGAGTCGTCGAAGCCGAGGTCGGCGGCGGTCAGCATCGGCTGCTGCTGCTGCGGGGCGCTCTCGAAGGCGTTCTGCTGCTGCTGCGGAATGATCTGGGAGACCGTGAAGTCGTCCTGGATCGGCTGCTCGCCACCGCCACCGTGGGTGATCGCGTCCGGCAGCATGACCAGCGAGGTCGTACCGGCCTGCTCGCCCGAGGGGCGCAGCTGGACCCGGATGCCGTGGCGGTCCGCGAGGCGGCCGACCACGAAGAGGCCCATGCGCTGCGAGACGGCGGCGTCCACGGTCGGCGGGTTGGCCAGCTTGTGGTTGATGTCCGCGAAGTCCTCGGCGGTGAGGCCGATGCCCTTGTCGTGGATCTCGACCATCACGCGGCCGTCGGGGAGACGGGTCGCGGTGACGCGGACCTTGGTCTGCGGGGAGGAGAACGTGGTGGCGTTCTCCAGGAGCTCGGCGAGCAGGTGCACGAGGTCGGTCACGGCCTGGCCGTGGATCTCGGCCTCGGGGACGCCTGCCAGCTCGATGCGCTCGTACTGCTCCACCTCGGAGGAGGCGGCGCGCATCACGTCGACCAGCGGGACCGGCTGGTCCCAGCGGCGGCCCGGCTCCTCGCCGGCGAGGACGAGGAGGTTCTCGCCGTTGCGGCGCATACGGGTCGCCAGGTGGTCCAGGCGGAAGAGGTTCTCCAGCTGGTCCGGGTCGGCCTCGTTGTTCTCCAGGTCGGTGATGAGGGTCAGCTGGCCCTCGATCAGCGACTGGTTGCGGCGCGAGAGGTTGGTGAAGATCGCGTTGACGTTGCCCCGGAGCATGGCCTGCTCGGCGGCGAGCCGGACGGCCTCGCGGTGGACCTGGTCGAAGGCGCGGGCGACCTCGCCGATCTCGTCCTGGGTGTCGATCGGGATGGGCTGGACGCGGGTGTCGACGCGGCCCGGCTCGGTGCGGGAGAGCTGGTCGACCAGCATCGGCAGGCGCTGCTCGGCGATGCCGAAGGCGGCGGTGCGCAGCTGCTGCATCGAGCGGCTCATCTGGCGGGCCATCATCCCGGCGAGGATGAAGGCGGCGAGCAGGGCGATGACGACGATGCCACCGTTGACCCAGGCGTCCGTCTTGGCCTCGTCGGAGATCTTCGCGGCCTCGGCGACGGCCCGGTCGACGAGCGCCTTCTCGACCTCGGAGTAGCCCTCGAACTTGGCGGTGGCGACGGCCATCCAGGTCTCGGCGGTGATGCCCTTGGACTTCAGGGCCGCGAGGGCCTCGGGGCTCTTGGCGGTGCCGATCGCGGAGGCGACGCCCGAGTAGACGGAGCCGTCCTTGCCCTTGGGCAGCTCGACGCCGGCGGCCTGCATCTGCTTGGCGCCCTCGGTCGCCTTGGCCGTCATGACCTTCTTCAGCAGCTCGACGTCCTCGGGCAGACCACCGGAGGAGAACTCGCCGAGGGCGATCTGCTCCAGGTAGTTGTACGAGTTGAACGCCACGGACTGCTGGGCGAAGACGGCTTCGGTCCGGTTGGGGCGTACCAGGAGCTGGGTGCCGATGGAGCGCTGGAGGGACTCGGCGCCCTTGGCCAGCTGGATGGCGTAGACGCTGCGGCCGTAGGCCGTGATGTTGCCGGTGCCGAGGCCGAGCTCGTTGGAGAACTCGGTGAGGTAGTGCTGGACGCCGGTGTACTGGAGCTGGGTGTTCACCGGGTCGAGGGAGCGGCTGTACGCGGCCTTGCGCAGCGCGTCGAGCTTCGGCTCCTCGTCGCGGAAGAGGCGCAGGCGGCGCTCGAGGCCCTGGCCCGAGGGCAGGTTCTTCGCGGCCTCGTCGAACCTGACCTTGGCGGCGTCGGTCGCGGCGTACGCCTTGGTGACCTCCTCGCCCTTGCGGTCCTCGGGGCTCTGCGCGGCCAGCAGCGGGCCGGCGGTGAGGTCCCGCTCGTTGAGCAGGGCGGTGCTGTACTCCGAGGCGGCGCGCACGATGAGCGCCGTCTTCTCGGCGTCCTGGGCCTCCTGCCAGGTGTCGATGGACCCCTTGACCTGGAAGCCGCCCATGACGAGGCCGACGAGCACGGGTATGAGGAGGATGGCGTTCAGCCGGGTGGGCACCCGCCAGTTGCGGGGCGACAGCTTGCTGGAGCTTCCCGTGGCGGCTGCCGCGGTGGGCGGCGGCGTGACGGGCACGTCCGCGGGCGACACGGCTGTGCGCGACGGCGGCGTGAAGTTGCCCCGCGTCTCCTGCTCCGCGGAGCTTTCCTTGCTTCGCCTCACTCGACCAACAACCTCTCGGCGTCGGCACCTACGTTGTGCCGGTGTTTCGTTCAGGGCCGTACTACTCGGGAGTTCATGAATTGCAGCACGTGAAGGGGGTCGGTTCCAAACAGTGGGATGCGGCCGTCTTCAGCCGTCCGGGCCTCGTATAAAACGGGCATAAAGAGCGAGCCCCGCCAAATGGCGGGGCTCAGGTGAGCGCAGCGACACCGATCGGATGCGTCGGGTGTCCGAGGCGCCCCAATTCTCTGTCGAAACGTTATGAACGCCCGGGCGGCCGTGTCGAACGACACAGACCGCCGCTGGCGACGGCATATGACAACCGCCCCGGAGGTCCGGCTACTTGAGCCGGGCCATGAGGGCGTGCTCGACGAGCGTGATGAGGGCGCTCTTGGCGTCGGCGCGGTGGCGGGCGTCGGTGGTGATGATGGGGGTGTCGGGGCCGATCTGCAGGGCCTCGCGGACTTCTTCGGGCTGGTAGGGCTGGTTGCCGTCGAAGCCGTTGAGGGCGATGACGAACGGCAGGCCGCTGTTCTCGAAGTAGTCGACGGCGGGGAAGCAGTCGGCGAGGCGGCGGGTGTCGACGAGGACGACGGCGCCGATGGCGCCGCGGACCAGGTCGTCCCACATGAACCAGAAGCGGTCCTGGCCGGGGGTGCCGAACAGGTACAGGATCAGGTCCTGGTCCAGGGTGATGCGGCCGAAGTCCATGGCGACGGTCGTCGTCGTCTTGTCGCCGGTGTGGGTGAGGTCGTCGATGCCCGCGGAGGCGGACGTCATGACGGCTTCGGTACGCAGCGGGTTGATCTCCGAGACG is from Streptomyces venezuelae ATCC 10712 and encodes:
- a CDS encoding acyl-CoA carboxylase subunit beta, whose amino-acid sequence is MTVVDQIPSEPADARGRVAELHVLREQALRGPSDRATEAQRAKGKLTARERIELLLDPGSFNEVEQLRRHRAQGFGLEAKKPYTDGVITGWGTVEGRTVFVYAHDFRIFGGALGEAHATKIHKIMDMAIAAGAPLVSLNDGAGARIQEGVSALAGYGGIFQRNTRASGVIPQISVMLGPCAGGAAYSPALTDFVFMVRETSQMFITGPDVVKAVTGEEITQNGLGGADVHAGVSGVSHFAYDDEETCIAEVRYLLSMLPQNNRENPPAVASEDPADRRSDVLLDLVPADGNRPYDMHKVIEELVDDGDYLEIHERWARNIICALARLDGQVVGIVANQPQTLAGVLDIEASEKAARFVQFCDAFNIPIITLLDVPGFLPGVDQEHGGIIRHGAKLLYAYCNATVPRISLILRKAYGGAYIVMDSQSIGADLTYAWPTNEIAVMGAEGAANVIFRKQIAEAEDPEAMRARMVKEYKAELMHPYYAAERGLVDDVIDPADTRQVLIRSLAMLRTKHADLPSRKHGNPPQ
- a CDS encoding acyl-CoA carboxylase subunit epsilon, whose amino-acid sequence is MTTPANLLRVEKGHADPEELAAITAVLLARAASRSDEGAASDHRGRTTAGWRRLEREHGFRAPHSWR
- a CDS encoding putative lipoprotein, with amino-acid sequence MTAADNDDIGGADHLNAPFLVLGDGTRVTRGPKPLGTGGQGSVWGLNERPDLVAKIYDRPPDDAQLRRIAAMLRADPLAGEELAPGQPPMLVWPVDVVEAGARPVGYAMPLLDPTEHTSLSGLLQKRVRLRRFGGRAHWKFLLAAASNLAYMTAELHQQRFVVGDLSSSNAVVDPNGFVTFLDCDSFAFTDALTGESFGSDVFTDDYAGPERYSGEPPTRHSDDFALAVLVYQLLSAGNHPFDGAPLHGADEATRKDNIQAGTSFLVHPARVRTPGQLLPPEVLPPRVVELARRAFGPGVRDPRRRPSSAAWLEALDEARSGVVQCGVVAEHHHGGHLTSCPWCARTTGGYSDPFVEGPGRSSATGRAAGASGAASRSASASSGVGPKASGSGWMGSSGSAAASGRASSGTAASGPAAASGTSGTAASSSGPAASGPAASGPAASGPAASGPAASAAAPSGPSASAGPSASAGQAWTAGAAPDGGQAPGAPDKPPVKPLTKGEIALGCAAVLILLAIIGALVWGGIVLVQALMN
- a CDS encoding PP2C family serine/threonine-protein phosphatase, with protein sequence MRPADGSPKGWRVHGTSAQGYRHLREGTPCQDAWRCRVTPSGLVLAVADGAGSAPYSGAGSAQVVQLATRAFEPVVTAWERLPDARARKEQLTEAFHQVRDAFLRWCQGPPGLYATTLTVVVLAPGWLGQLSVGDGLVVVRTDGGTGQGAAEEGAGAPAGNPIGGDPAHPASYHLLPRAHTGSEYANETVFVGSPTALDQLRVDCVRDEGVEGVLLSTDGLTHALLRRAPSGPPLPHDAFLGHLFDRLARPDYEHDEEERRLKAFLGSDQITRVTGDDKTLLWAIRT
- a CDS encoding vWA domain-containing protein translates to MFPTPQPDEAPLPVPYMGFEFDSAQRLPLLLCLDTSSSLSQHGAIDALNSALTSWATSLVDDMALSAAVDVAVITFGGSDGITVWQGCTPLGTTAPEWPHSPFVPAHEFRPPVLRANGVTLLDRALRLAMEVVADYKAGLRAEGLTYYRPQICVVTDGYPSDIRGNFSYAYRELLPDLRKAEEEQRFRLFAVGVGERHTGAEGVLQELAPHYNAWLDGFPFAELLTAMSHSAKATQGGAAEAEFQEIFARLKRRRGGGQVPA
- a CDS encoding serine/threonine-protein kinase — translated: MSSYDGTDRIGPFDVVRVLGDGGMGKVYLCRTRAGQRVAVKVIRRELADIHEIRARFNREVHALRDVHSPYTVPVYAAETITPPLWLATRYVAGPTLEARVVEQGPLTERQVAELGAMLAEALAEVHARGVIHRDVKPANIILESGEPRLIDFGIARTTKGTRGLTLPGTILGTHGYMAPEQLMGQEPTAAVDVFALGAVLAYAATGRPPFGTGQPASIRILQGAPPRLTGVPGALGALITACLAPGRNDRPLPSQVLSVLGALLAPEPSADDTDGTVPRQRTVPVPDPPHRCHVPAKPGAGDPCALRPFAARLLDTGLTRSLLRKAVLHDAR
- a CDS encoding GTP-binding protein, encoding MDFASSSGGAARSTTSAKIVVAGGFGVGKTTFVGAVSEINPLRTEAVMTSASAGIDDLTHTGDKTTTTVAMDFGRITLDQDLILYLFGTPGQDRFWFMWDDLVRGAIGAVVLVDTRRLADCFPAVDYFENSGLPFVIALNGFDGNQPYQPEEVREALQIGPDTPIITTDARHRADAKSALITLVEHALMARLR
- a CDS encoding DUF742 domain-containing protein, giving the protein MGTPPGQGPYNGYDAHQAPLGDTAQNRFNFPSAPSRQGASQPYQQPQGPSAGAHRATRAPSAAGSSSAGGGHNPLVRPYAMTGGRTRPRYQLAIEALVSTTADPSRLQGQLPEHQRICRLCFEIKSVAEISALLSIPLGVARILVADLAEAGLVAIHQPGGDEAAGGQPDVTLLERVLSGLRKL